In Gemmatimonadota bacterium, a single genomic region encodes these proteins:
- a CDS encoding phosphatase PAP2 family protein encodes MHLPPSRSDRMTPAGLLSRLDARDRTLFLRWALPGDASGLHRRCWIAVTALGSAGVTLGAVILPFLLAPWPRAITAQAALALVGSHVVIQLIKRMVGRERPSERIGARSMIANPDRFSFPSGHSASSLAIALSYAIAFPQLAVPLVGLGLLVGMSRVVLGVHYPGDVLAGQTITALIVLALHW; translated from the coding sequence ATGCACTTGCCACCCTCTCGGAGCGACCGCATGACTCCAGCTGGCCTGCTGTCCCGGCTCGACGCCCGCGATCGAACCCTCTTCCTTCGGTGGGCCTTGCCGGGCGACGCCTCCGGGCTTCACCGCCGGTGCTGGATCGCCGTCACCGCGCTGGGCAGCGCCGGGGTCACCCTCGGTGCCGTGATCCTGCCCTTCCTCCTGGCCCCATGGCCCCGGGCCATCACGGCCCAAGCCGCCCTGGCGCTGGTGGGGTCGCACGTCGTCATTCAGTTGATCAAACGGATGGTGGGCCGGGAACGCCCCTCAGAACGGATCGGGGCCCGATCGATGATCGCCAACCCAGACCGCTTCTCATTTCCGTCAGGCCACTCCGCTTCAAGCCTGGCGATCGCTCTGAGCTATGCTATCGCCTTTCCCCAGTTGGCGGTCCCGCTGGTTGGACTTGGCCTGCTGGTCGGCATGAGCCGGGTGGTCCTCGGCGTCCACTACCCGGGCGATGTCTTGGCGGGGCAGACCATTACCGCTCTCATAGTACTCGCCCTGCATTGGTAA
- a CDS encoding PHP domain-containing protein, whose product MDRHPTGRSVGSFAAVVDLGRTRIPPLNQTADLHLHSTASDGALPPSEVVRLAAAAGLAAMALTDHDTVAGVAEARSAGAELGVKVVAGCEFSVKVEWGEMHLLGYCLPDRHPELIETLDRMRSGRADRGVAMVEAIRRIGFPVAVEDVERAAAGAPIGRPHVARVLMERKIVRTFDEAFDRFLGRGRPAYVPKVLPELAEITGLIRRVGGVSSAAHLRDRGSRSMLSSFREQGLDAVEVRHPSQSGPVRAELERAADLLGLLKTGGSDSHGEPAVSPSHSVVGGERVPMAWVEAIERLAAERMPVAPRA is encoded by the coding sequence ATTGACCGACACCCAACTGGTCGATCTGTTGGCTCGTTCGCAGCCGTCGTGGACCTCGGTAGAACTCGGATACCACCGCTGAACCAGACCGCAGATCTGCATCTCCACAGCACGGCCTCCGACGGAGCGTTGCCGCCGTCGGAGGTCGTTCGTCTTGCGGCCGCCGCCGGCTTGGCGGCGATGGCGCTGACCGATCATGACACCGTCGCCGGGGTGGCCGAGGCCCGATCGGCCGGCGCCGAGCTTGGCGTCAAGGTCGTTGCCGGGTGCGAGTTCTCGGTCAAAGTCGAGTGGGGCGAGATGCATTTGCTCGGCTATTGCCTCCCGGATCGGCACCCGGAGTTGATCGAGACTCTCGACCGGATGCGGTCGGGACGCGCCGATCGTGGTGTCGCCATGGTCGAGGCGATTCGGCGGATCGGCTTTCCCGTCGCGGTGGAGGATGTCGAGCGAGCCGCCGCCGGGGCCCCGATTGGGCGACCCCACGTTGCCCGGGTCTTGATGGAGCGGAAGATCGTCCGGACCTTCGACGAGGCCTTCGATCGGTTCCTCGGGCGGGGTCGCCCCGCGTACGTGCCCAAGGTCCTGCCCGAGTTGGCCGAGATCACCGGGTTGATTCGTCGAGTCGGCGGGGTTTCGTCCGCGGCCCATCTTCGGGATCGCGGTAGCCGGTCCATGCTCTCGAGTTTTCGGGAGCAGGGACTCGACGCGGTTGAAGTCCGCCACCCGAGCCAAAGCGGCCCGGTCCGGGCCGAGTTGGAGCGGGCGGCCGATCTGCTGGGGCTGCTGAAAACTGGGGGAAGTGACTCCCATGGCGAGCCCGCGGTCAGCCCGTCCCATAGCGTGGTCGGCGGCGAGCGAGTCCCGATGGCTTGGGTCGAGGCAATCGAGCGGCTGGCCGCGGAACGGATGCCGGTCGCGCCTCGGGCATGA
- a CDS encoding 2-oxo acid dehydrogenase subunit E2: MARIDVLMPQMGESITEGTLSKWLKKLGDPVKRDEPMFEISTDKVDAEIPASNAGILVEILVNEGQTVPIQTLVARIETEAGAVVPVAASTSPTAAPQAPKPAAAPLAAQKPAPVPAPTPAPAGGAETMEERLRRKSTPVVRKMVAEHGLDLTAIAGSGLAGRVTKNDVLSYLDQAPAAPIAPRAGLPAGIHVIPGPVVEPWEGDQVEPWSRIRKLTADHMIMSRRVSPHVSSLIEIDYTRIAKIRAQRKAEFTERGVNLTFLAFIAKAVVECLRKHPVVNSAVMGEATVLRREVNLGIAVALDWGLIVPVVRRADELNLFGLAHSIGDLADRARAKKLSPDEVQKGTFTITNPGGFGTIVGLPIINQPQSAILAVGAIEKQPAVITAADGTDSIAIRTKGILAMSFDHRVVDGATADRFLADVKKALHEFPDNA; the protein is encoded by the coding sequence ATGGCACGTATCGATGTGTTAATGCCCCAAATGGGCGAATCCATCACCGAGGGCACGCTTTCGAAGTGGCTCAAGAAGCTCGGCGATCCCGTCAAGCGGGACGAACCGATGTTTGAGATTTCGACCGACAAAGTCGATGCCGAAATTCCGGCCTCGAACGCGGGGATTCTCGTTGAGATTCTGGTGAACGAGGGCCAGACGGTTCCGATCCAGACCTTGGTTGCCAGGATCGAGACCGAGGCCGGAGCGGTCGTGCCCGTGGCCGCCTCCACCAGCCCGACCGCCGCGCCCCAAGCCCCGAAGCCGGCAGCCGCGCCACTGGCTGCCCAGAAACCGGCCCCCGTGCCGGCGCCGACCCCGGCGCCCGCCGGCGGGGCAGAAACGATGGAGGAGCGCCTCCGTCGGAAGTCCACGCCGGTCGTCCGAAAAATGGTGGCGGAACACGGCCTGGATCTCACCGCGATCGCTGGAAGTGGATTGGCGGGCCGGGTCACCAAGAACGACGTGTTGAGTTACCTCGACCAGGCGCCGGCCGCTCCGATCGCTCCGCGTGCGGGCCTCCCGGCCGGGATCCACGTCATTCCGGGCCCGGTCGTCGAGCCGTGGGAAGGCGACCAGGTCGAACCATGGTCACGGATTCGAAAGTTGACCGCCGACCACATGATCATGTCGCGACGGGTCTCGCCTCATGTCAGCAGTTTGATTGAAATCGATTACACCCGGATTGCCAAAATCCGCGCCCAGCGAAAGGCCGAGTTCACCGAGCGGGGCGTCAATCTGACGTTCCTGGCCTTCATCGCCAAGGCCGTGGTGGAATGCCTGCGGAAGCACCCCGTCGTCAATTCGGCCGTCATGGGCGAGGCCACGGTCCTTCGCCGCGAGGTGAACCTCGGCATTGCCGTGGCACTGGATTGGGGGCTGATCGTGCCGGTGGTTCGGCGCGCGGACGAGCTCAACCTGTTCGGTCTGGCGCATTCGATTGGCGACCTCGCCGACCGGGCCCGGGCCAAGAAGCTGTCGCCCGATGAGGTCCAAAAGGGCACCTTCACGATCACCAACCCTGGCGGGTTTGGGACGATCGTCGGCTTGCCGATCATCAACCAGCCGCAATCGGCTATTCTCGCCGTCGGGGCCATCGAGAAGCAGCCGGCGGTGATCACCGCGGCCGATGGGACCGACTCGATTGCGATCCGAACCAAGGGCATTTTGGCGATGTCGTTCGACCATCGGGTGGTGGACGGGGCAACGGCCGATCGGTTCTTGGCCGACGTCAAGAAAGCTCTCCACGAATTCCCTGACAACGCCTGA
- a CDS encoding alpha-ketoacid dehydrogenase subunit beta — translation MALVTYLEAIRDGLREEMDRDERVFLIGQDIGFFGGAFKVTEGLQERFGADRVVDAPISETAIVGAAAGAAHMGLRPVCEMQFIDFMSCAYSILTNYVATARYRADLQTPMVIRGPSGGYVRGGPFHSQNPEAAYLHTPGLKIVAPATVRDAKGLIKAAIRDDDPVLYFEHKYLYRRIKEDLPAGEEILTPIGKARVAREGKHLTVVTYSAMVHKALEAADQLSNEGVSVEVIDLRTLLPIDDAAIMASVKKTNRVLIVHEDTRTGGMAGELSARINEQCFEWLDAPVRRVCAHDVPLPYAPTLEDFVLPQTDDIVKAARWMVGY, via the coding sequence ATGGCGCTGGTAACCTATCTCGAGGCGATTCGTGACGGCCTCCGCGAAGAGATGGACCGTGACGAGCGGGTCTTCTTGATTGGACAGGACATCGGCTTTTTTGGGGGAGCGTTCAAGGTGACCGAGGGGCTCCAGGAGCGGTTTGGAGCGGACCGGGTCGTGGATGCCCCGATTTCCGAAACCGCGATTGTCGGCGCGGCGGCTGGTGCAGCGCACATGGGGCTTCGGCCGGTCTGCGAAATGCAGTTCATCGACTTCATGTCGTGCGCCTATTCCATCCTGACCAATTACGTTGCGACCGCGCGGTATCGGGCGGATCTCCAGACGCCGATGGTGATCCGCGGCCCGTCGGGTGGCTATGTTCGCGGGGGCCCGTTCCACTCCCAGAATCCGGAAGCAGCCTACCTGCACACCCCCGGCCTGAAGATCGTCGCGCCCGCCACCGTGCGGGACGCCAAGGGGCTGATCAAAGCGGCTATTCGGGACGATGATCCGGTGCTCTACTTCGAGCACAAGTATCTTTACCGCCGGATTAAGGAGGATCTTCCGGCGGGTGAGGAGATTCTGACGCCCATCGGCAAGGCCCGCGTGGCGCGGGAGGGGAAGCACCTGACCGTTGTGACCTATTCGGCCATGGTGCACAAGGCACTCGAAGCGGCGGATCAGCTGAGCAACGAAGGGGTGTCGGTGGAGGTGATCGATCTCCGAACCTTGCTGCCGATCGACGACGCCGCGATCATGGCGAGTGTCAAAAAGACGAACCGGGTTTTGATTGTCCATGAAGACACCCGGACCGGCGGGATGGCTGGCGAGCTATCGGCTCGGATCAATGAGCAGTGTTTCGAATGGTTGGATGCGCCGGTTCGTCGGGTGTGCGCGCACGATGTGCCGCTGCCCTACGCCCCGACGCTCGAAGATTTTGTGCTGCCCCAAACCGACGACATCGTCAAGGCCGCACGCTGGATGGTGGGGTACTAG
- a CDS encoding thiamine pyrophosphate-dependent dehydrogenase E1 component subunit alpha, whose product MAEIPAGLTRAALHELYYWMRLTRSLEEKLAALYRQTKVVGGLFRSLGQEADSVGSAFALDRSKGDILSPLIRNLGSMLVQGATPLEVLRQYMAKAESPTRGRELNIHFNDLDRGFLGQTSHLGDMVPVMCGVTMSFKMRRQPRVGMVYVGDGAMSTGAFHEGINFAAVQRLPLVIICENNGYAYSTPMRKQTAVQFLVEKAAGYGVAGEQADGNDILAVYETTRRAVDRARAGGGVTLVELITWRRKGHAEHDNQSYVPKEEIEAWEARDPIDRYLRRLTEQGWASTADLTALDQRVTAEIDSAVMLCEDEPLPEPASALIGVLASEPAVPLEWYRRL is encoded by the coding sequence ATGGCCGAGATTCCGGCCGGCCTGACCCGGGCAGCGCTCCATGAACTCTACTACTGGATGCGGCTGACCCGATCGCTCGAAGAAAAATTGGCGGCGCTCTACCGGCAAACTAAGGTCGTCGGCGGCCTCTTTCGTTCGCTGGGTCAAGAAGCCGATTCCGTGGGGAGTGCCTTTGCCCTCGATCGGTCCAAGGGCGACATCCTATCGCCGCTGATCCGCAACTTGGGCTCGATGCTGGTGCAGGGTGCGACACCGCTTGAAGTCCTCCGCCAATACATGGCTAAGGCCGAAAGCCCGACTCGCGGCCGCGAGTTGAATATTCACTTCAACGACCTCGACCGCGGATTCTTGGGCCAGACCTCCCACCTGGGCGACATGGTGCCGGTCATGTGCGGCGTCACGATGTCGTTCAAGATGCGGCGGCAACCCCGGGTCGGCATGGTCTACGTCGGCGACGGCGCCATGAGCACCGGTGCCTTTCACGAAGGAATCAATTTCGCCGCCGTGCAGCGGCTGCCCTTGGTCATCATCTGCGAAAACAACGGGTATGCCTACTCGACGCCAATGCGGAAGCAAACGGCGGTTCAGTTTCTGGTCGAGAAGGCGGCCGGCTACGGGGTGGCTGGCGAACAGGCTGATGGGAACGACATCCTGGCGGTGTACGAAACGACCCGTCGGGCGGTCGACCGCGCTCGGGCGGGCGGCGGCGTCACGTTGGTGGAGTTGATCACCTGGCGGCGCAAAGGCCACGCCGAGCATGACAATCAATCCTATGTCCCGAAGGAAGAGATCGAGGCCTGGGAGGCCCGCGATCCGATCGATCGGTACCTGCGCCGGCTGACCGAACAGGGGTGGGCGTCGACCGCCGATCTTACCGCCCTCGATCAACGGGTGACCGCCGAAATTGACAGCGCGGTGATGCTCTGCGAAGACGAACCGCTCCCGGAGCCGGCCTCGGCGCTGATCGGCGTCTTGGCGTCGGAACCGGCCGTCCCGCTCGAATGGTACCGGAGGCTCTGA
- a CDS encoding inositol-3-phosphate synthase, which produces MAQTTPRPIAPAEGKLGVLVVGLGAVASTFIAGVENVRRGRAQPTGALTQLATIRLGKRTDKRAPLIKDFVPLARLDDLVFGAWDPVPDDCYQSCLHCGVLDKHEHVEPIADFLKTIKPMPAAFDQHYVKRLQGTNVKPGTKRQQADALRKDIQDFKAKHGVARLVMVWCASTEIFIVPGPQHRSVDAFEKAIDANDPTIAPSMLYAYAAMMEGVPFANGAPNLTCDFPAIEELATKRNVAIGGKDFKTGQTMLKTVLAPMFKARMLGVAGWYSTNILGNRDGEVLDDPESFKTKEESKLGVLEHILQPEMYPHLYGKLYHKVRINYYPPRGDNKEGWDNIDIFGWLGYPMQIKVDFLCRDSILAAPLVLDLALFFDLAQRAQMSGVQEWLSFYFKSPQVAPGLYPEHDLFIQQTKLKNTLRFLMGEDQITHLGVEYYDYGKD; this is translated from the coding sequence GTGGCACAGACAACTCCCCGCCCGATTGCTCCGGCCGAAGGCAAACTCGGCGTGCTCGTCGTCGGTCTCGGCGCCGTCGCGTCGACGTTCATTGCCGGGGTCGAGAATGTCCGGCGGGGCCGGGCCCAGCCGACCGGCGCCCTGACCCAGCTCGCGACGATTCGTCTCGGCAAGCGGACCGACAAGCGGGCGCCGCTGATCAAGGACTTCGTTCCACTCGCCCGGCTGGATGACTTGGTGTTCGGGGCCTGGGACCCGGTGCCGGACGATTGCTATCAGTCGTGTCTCCACTGCGGCGTGCTCGACAAGCACGAACATGTCGAGCCGATTGCGGACTTTCTGAAGACCATCAAGCCGATGCCGGCCGCGTTCGATCAGCACTACGTGAAGCGATTGCAGGGCACCAACGTCAAACCCGGCACCAAGCGGCAGCAAGCCGATGCGCTGCGGAAGGACATCCAGGACTTCAAGGCCAAGCACGGGGTGGCCCGGCTGGTGATGGTGTGGTGCGCCTCGACCGAGATCTTCATCGTCCCCGGGCCGCAGCATCGGTCGGTCGACGCGTTCGAGAAGGCCATCGATGCCAACGATCCGACCATCGCCCCGTCCATGCTCTACGCCTACGCGGCCATGATGGAGGGCGTGCCGTTCGCCAACGGCGCTCCGAACCTGACCTGCGATTTCCCGGCAATTGAAGAACTGGCAACGAAGCGGAACGTGGCCATCGGCGGCAAGGACTTCAAGACCGGCCAGACCATGCTCAAGACCGTGCTCGCCCCGATGTTCAAGGCCCGGATGCTTGGCGTGGCCGGCTGGTATTCGACCAACATCCTCGGCAACCGCGACGGCGAGGTTCTCGACGATCCGGAGAGCTTCAAGACCAAAGAAGAATCCAAGCTCGGCGTGCTCGAACACATCCTGCAGCCGGAGATGTACCCGCATCTCTACGGCAAGCTCTACCACAAGGTCCGGATCAACTACTATCCTCCCCGGGGCGACAACAAAGAAGGCTGGGACAACATCGACATCTTCGGATGGCTTGGCTATCCGATGCAGATCAAAGTCGATTTCCTCTGCCGAGACTCGATTCTCGCGGCGCCCCTGGTTCTCGATTTGGCGCTGTTCTTTGATTTGGCGCAGCGAGCGCAGATGAGCGGAGTCCAGGAATGGCTTTCGTTCTACTTCAAGAGCCCGCAGGTGGCGCCCGGCCTGTATCCGGAGCACGACCTGTTCATTCAGCAGACCAAGCTCAAGAACACCCTGCGGTTCCTGATGGGTGAGGACCAGATTACCCACCTCGGCGTCGAATACTACGACTACGGCAAGGACTGA
- a CDS encoding CDP-alcohol phosphatidyltransferase family protein, which translates to MKLVTKSLERAYMGLTEPVVTWLLKRQVRPNTLTTLGALLVAVSAVAFGFGWIRTGGALLLASGVVDTFDGQVARRGGLVSKFGAFYDSTLDRVGDGATFIGIAAYLLKAPGVALRIETAVVCMIAILSSLLVSYARARAEGLGLDCKVGIVQRAERMIMIGVPSLIVGAGPNGIVLQGLTVVLAILSTITVVQRFVYVYQVTEGTPGPK; encoded by the coding sequence GTGAAACTGGTCACCAAGTCCCTCGAACGAGCCTACATGGGCTTGACGGAACCGGTGGTCACCTGGCTCCTCAAGCGCCAAGTCCGACCGAACACGTTGACCACCCTTGGCGCATTGCTGGTGGCCGTCTCGGCGGTGGCGTTTGGGTTTGGCTGGATTCGGACCGGCGGGGCCCTGCTCCTTGCGTCGGGCGTCGTCGACACGTTCGACGGCCAAGTCGCGCGCCGAGGCGGGTTGGTCTCGAAGTTCGGTGCCTTCTACGACTCCACGCTCGACCGCGTCGGTGATGGGGCGACCTTCATCGGGATCGCCGCCTATCTGCTGAAGGCGCCCGGCGTGGCACTCCGGATCGAGACGGCGGTCGTCTGCATGATCGCGATCCTGAGCTCGTTGCTGGTGTCGTATGCCCGGGCCCGAGCGGAGGGGCTGGGCCTCGATTGCAAGGTCGGGATCGTCCAGCGGGCGGAACGGATGATCATGATCGGGGTGCCGTCCCTCATCGTCGGGGCCGGGCCGAACGGGATCGTCCTGCAGGGATTGACCGTGGTGCTCGCGATTCTGTCGACTATCACCGTGGTGCAGCGTTTCGTCTACGTATACCAGGTCACGGAGGGAACTCCGGGCCCGAAGTAA
- a CDS encoding DUF1343 domain-containing protein, whose translation MTGHWNVAVLVLGLVGGPQRGRPPVRPGLDVLLTDSLHVVAGRRIGLVTNHAGVDRAGIHAVERLRQAGVTLVALFSPEHGFQGTADPGESVAFSVDSATGLPIYSLYGKTSSPTAEMLQGVDLIVIDLPDVGARHYTYISTTIEVMRAAAAAGKPVVVLDRPNPIGGTVQGPVLDPALRSFVGSLEVPIRHGMTLGEQARLANADLGIGTRLTVVPAGGWRRNADATATGLPFLAPSPNLQSLESLFHYPGTCLFEGTALSVGRGTDAGFRQIGAPWLDTTRVLTLVRRAKLKGVRFEPTTFTPVNPGDGKHPGRLVAGIRFIMTDHRTYDPIRTALVVLEAVIAVHPDQIGFLPKSFDRLAGTAALRANLEAKRPVGAILASWQAELERFGHRVRPFLLYR comes from the coding sequence ATGACGGGTCACTGGAATGTCGCGGTCCTTGTGCTGGGGCTGGTCGGGGGGCCCCAGAGGGGACGCCCGCCGGTTCGGCCGGGTCTGGATGTCTTGCTGACCGACAGTCTGCACGTCGTGGCCGGACGCCGGATCGGGCTCGTGACCAATCACGCGGGCGTCGATCGGGCCGGCATCCACGCGGTCGAACGCCTTCGGCAAGCGGGTGTCACGCTCGTCGCGTTGTTCAGTCCGGAGCACGGATTCCAGGGGACCGCCGATCCCGGGGAATCCGTGGCGTTCTCGGTCGATTCGGCCACCGGCTTACCAATCTATAGCCTCTACGGAAAAACCTCCTCGCCCACGGCCGAAATGCTCCAGGGGGTCGACCTGATCGTGATCGACCTGCCTGACGTGGGGGCCCGCCACTACACCTACATCTCCACCACGATTGAGGTCATGCGGGCGGCGGCGGCCGCGGGCAAGCCGGTCGTGGTCCTCGATCGGCCGAACCCGATTGGAGGGACGGTGCAGGGGCCGGTGCTCGACCCCGCCTTGCGCTCGTTCGTTGGGAGTCTCGAAGTCCCGATCCGCCATGGGATGACCCTCGGCGAACAGGCCCGGCTCGCCAACGCCGATCTCGGGATCGGCACCAGGCTGACCGTCGTCCCGGCTGGTGGCTGGCGGAGGAACGCCGATGCCACGGCCACCGGCCTCCCATTCCTCGCGCCCAGTCCGAATCTCCAATCCCTCGAGAGTCTGTTTCACTATCCGGGCACCTGTCTCTTTGAAGGAACCGCCTTGTCGGTCGGGCGCGGCACCGATGCTGGCTTCCGCCAAATCGGCGCCCCGTGGCTCGACACCACCCGGGTCCTGACCCTGGTTCGGCGGGCCAAGCTCAAGGGAGTTCGGTTCGAGCCGACGACCTTCACTCCTGTGAACCCCGGCGATGGGAAACACCCCGGCCGGTTGGTCGCGGGCATCCGGTTTATCATGACCGACCACCGAACCTACGACCCGATTCGGACGGCTCTCGTCGTCCTCGAAGCGGTGATCGCGGTCCACCCCGACCAGATCGGCTTCCTGCCCAAATCGTTCGACCGGCTGGCCGGCACTGCCGCACTTCGAGCCAACCTGGAGGCCAAGCGTCCGGTGGGGGCCATCCTGGCGAGCTGGCAGGCCGAACTGGAACGGTTCGGTCACCGGGTGAGGCCGTTCCTGTTGTACCGGTAG
- a CDS encoding class A beta-lactamase-related serine hydrolase encodes MPTRFARSIGVAAALFLAACRSQLTPVPSCGPVPCRFEALARAVDSAVQHGAAPGAVVAVSVRGQRFLHATGQIGFEESAPVTRRTVYDLASLTKVIALTTLTMMAVDQGLFRLDDSVSRYLPAFGGGTKSGVTIRHLLTHSSGLPAHRPLWRDAADPAAAMALVLDTPLDTVPGARMVYSDLGAIVLTQIVERAFGQPIDRLFASKVATPLRMTSSRFTPPGRWVKRIAPTERDPWRGRLIRGEVHDENAAFLGGRSGHAGLFSTADDLIGFGEWLLGQRAGRGSTIRTAPRLREAVVLEFTKRQDVVAGSSRALGWDTPAPGNSAGTRVSAEGFGHTGFTGTSIWLDPSRDLVIVLLTNRVNPTRDNTRLTPLRPLVANLAVESIENGAR; translated from the coding sequence ATGCCAACCCGGTTCGCTAGATCGATCGGGGTGGCGGCGGCGCTGTTCCTCGCCGCCTGTCGGAGCCAATTGACGCCGGTGCCGAGTTGCGGCCCCGTTCCCTGCCGATTCGAGGCCCTCGCCCGAGCCGTCGACTCGGCGGTGCAGCATGGCGCGGCCCCGGGGGCGGTGGTAGCCGTCTCGGTCCGGGGCCAGCGATTTCTCCACGCTACCGGACAGATCGGTTTCGAGGAATCCGCCCCGGTCACCCGACGGACGGTGTATGATCTGGCCTCGCTCACCAAGGTCATCGCCCTGACCACCCTCACGATGATGGCCGTCGACCAGGGGCTCTTCCGTCTCGACGACTCCGTCAGCCGCTATCTGCCCGCCTTTGGCGGAGGCACCAAATCCGGCGTCACCATCCGCCACCTCCTGACCCATTCCAGCGGTTTGCCGGCTCACCGCCCGTTGTGGCGGGACGCCGCCGACCCAGCGGCCGCTATGGCCTTGGTCCTCGACACGCCGCTCGATACGGTGCCCGGGGCTCGCATGGTGTACTCCGACCTCGGGGCGATCGTCCTGACCCAGATCGTCGAACGAGCCTTCGGACAACCGATCGACCGGTTGTTCGCATCCAAAGTGGCCACGCCCCTCCGGATGACGTCGAGCCGGTTCACGCCGCCTGGCCGCTGGGTCAAGCGAATCGCCCCGACTGAGCGCGATCCGTGGCGCGGGCGGTTGATCCGCGGCGAGGTCCACGACGAAAACGCCGCGTTCCTCGGCGGCCGTTCCGGGCACGCCGGTTTGTTCAGCACCGCGGACGATCTGATTGGGTTCGGTGAGTGGCTGCTCGGCCAACGGGCCGGCCGGGGCTCCACCATCCGAACCGCGCCCCGGCTCCGCGAAGCGGTCGTGCTCGAGTTCACCAAGCGACAGGATGTGGTGGCCGGCTCGAGCCGCGCACTCGGATGGGACACGCCGGCGCCCGGCAACAGCGCAGGTACGCGGGTGTCGGCCGAGGGCTTTGGGCACACGGGGTTTACCGGAACGTCAATTTGGCTGGACCCGAGCCGAGACTTGGTGATCGTGTTGCTGACCAACCGGGTCAACCCGACGCGCGACAACACCCGGTTGACGCCGCTCCGTCCCCTGGTGGCCAATCTGGCCGTCGAGAGCATTGAGAACGGGGCGCGTTGA
- a CDS encoding iron-sulfur cluster assembly accessory protein: protein MEAEKVTVEQGGLRVSVMPGGCSGFKYSLNVEEAPAEDDLIYDAEGIKLFVDGFSLPYLNGVKIDYVSSMQGSGFTFGNPNATGGCGCGTSFNA, encoded by the coding sequence ATGGAGGCCGAAAAGGTCACGGTCGAGCAGGGCGGGCTCCGCGTCAGCGTGATGCCCGGCGGATGTTCGGGTTTCAAGTACAGTCTGAACGTCGAGGAAGCGCCGGCGGAGGATGACCTGATTTACGACGCCGAGGGGATCAAGCTGTTTGTCGACGGCTTCAGCCTTCCCTATTTGAACGGCGTCAAGATCGACTACGTCTCGTCGATGCAGGGGTCTGGCTTCACGTTCGGAAACCCGAACGCCACCGGCGGCTGCGGCTGCGGCACGAGTTTCAACGCCTAG
- a CDS encoding ATPase — protein sequence MIVITADVGGTKTSVAITNGDERLSQVIGPGAAVRPGRALASATIVAGLMRSALAQTKLLQADAVVIGAAGAGRATDAEEMRIAVARERIADRVVVVSDVALALEALGLDVAVVLVAGTGSVAMGRAPGGTPVRQGGYGWQMGDEGGGYWIGQQALRAAGLAHDGRGPATTLLTALMQATGVGALRDLVGWSTIASAREVANLSRGVVSAAASGDAVAAGILDQAAAALAQLVNQLAEQFGSASAVPVGFTGGLVGPDGPLQHRVTGLIDAPFVPRAAPLDPLLGGPRLARQDGERNPIRL from the coding sequence ATGATCGTGATCACCGCCGATGTCGGCGGCACCAAGACCAGCGTCGCGATAACGAACGGCGATGAGCGCCTGAGCCAGGTCATCGGCCCAGGCGCGGCCGTCCGCCCGGGACGGGCCCTCGCCTCCGCCACGATCGTCGCCGGCCTGATGCGGAGCGCGCTCGCGCAGACGAAGCTCCTCCAGGCCGATGCGGTCGTGATCGGGGCCGCCGGCGCCGGCCGGGCAACCGACGCGGAGGAAATGCGAATCGCCGTGGCCCGCGAGCGGATCGCCGACCGGGTCGTGGTGGTGAGCGACGTGGCCCTGGCGTTGGAGGCGTTAGGTCTCGACGTGGCGGTCGTCCTGGTGGCGGGCACCGGGAGCGTGGCCATGGGCCGGGCTCCGGGCGGCACGCCGGTCCGCCAGGGCGGCTACGGATGGCAAATGGGCGATGAAGGGGGCGGCTACTGGATCGGTCAGCAGGCCCTCAGGGCCGCGGGCTTGGCCCATGATGGACGAGGGCCCGCCACGACCCTCTTGACCGCCCTGATGCAAGCCACCGGGGTCGGGGCCCTCCGAGACTTGGTCGGTTGGTCGACCATCGCGAGCGCTCGAGAAGTAGCCAACTTGTCCCGGGGGGTTGTCAGTGCCGCGGCCTCGGGCGACGCCGTGGCGGCCGGGATCCTGGACCAAGCAGCCGCCGCACTAGCCCAACTCGTCAACCAACTGGCCGAGCAGTTCGGGTCAGCCTCGGCGGTTCCGGTCGGATTCACCGGCGGGCTGGTGGGTCCGGACGGCCCGCTGCAACACCGGGTAACCGGCTTGATTGACGCGCCATTCGTTCCGCGGGCAGCGCCGCTCGACCCCCTCCTCGGCGGCCCCCGGCTGGCCCGTCAGGACGGCGAACGGAATCCGATCCGGTTGTGA